In Nasonia vitripennis strain AsymCx chromosome 2, Nvit_psr_1.1, whole genome shotgun sequence, a genomic segment contains:
- the LOC100119439 gene encoding pyrimidine-specific ribonucleoside hydrolase RihA, producing the protein MECQKIIVDCDAGTDDALALTMLIAAHKQKKIEIMAITCVTGNTYVDNVINNVFRTLHVCDAVDIPVHKGADSALLSTENARVAVSHGFHGSDGFGDVYTDKPDISKLKDEHAVCALHRITSQYPGEVTVLGLGPLTNIALAIKMYPDFANNVKKYLVMGGNLSAIGNITSQAEFNFYADPESVHIVMSFAAKKMWLLPWETCMKSNIAHEWRDNVFGKIDTPVVELINAIDGGIYNTNEKRTWNYRPCDAFIAGVLLRPDIAKDVVLHHVDIELSGLKTRGQVVIDHLISNEPNVHVIQDLDFETFKELLLYAANPNTKNSRVLL; encoded by the exons ATGGAGTGCCAAAAAATTATAGTTGACTGTGATGCTGGAACTGATGATGCTTTAGCTTTAACAATGTTGATAGCAGCTCacaaacaaaagaaaatagaaataatGGCAATCACTTGTGTTACTGGTAACACATATGTTGACAATGTAATAAACAATGTCTTCAGAACTCTGCATGTGTGTGATGCTGTAGAT attCCAGTTCATAAAGGAGCAGACTCTGCGCTGCTATCAACAGAAAATGCACGGGTAGCTGTAAGTCATGGATTTCATGGTTCCGATGGATTTGGTGATGTCTATACTGATAAGCCTGATATCAGTAAACTTAAAGATGAGCATGCAGTATGCGCATTACATAGGATAACATCTCAATATCCGG GAGAAGTAACAGTGCTTGGACTTGGGCCATTAACAAATATTGCTCTTGCTATTAAAATGTATCCAGATTTTGCAaacaatgttaaaaaatatttagtcATGGGTGGAAATTTATctg CTATTGGTAATATAACATCACAAGCAGAATTTAACTTTTATGCGGATCCAGAAAGTGTGCATATAGTTATGAGTTTTGCAGCAAAGAAGATGTGGTTATTGCCATGGGAAACGTGTATGAAATCAAATATTGCTCAT GAATGGAGAGATAATGTATTTGGAAAAATAGATACTCCTGTAGTGGAACTTATCAATGCAATTGATGGTGGTATTTACAATACCAATGAAAAGCGAACATGGAATTATAGACCCTGTGATGCATTTATAGCTGGTGTTTTACTCAGACCAGATATTGCTAAAGATGTAGTGTTACACCATGTTGATATAGAACTTAGTGGTTTGAAAACGAGAGGGCAAGTTGTAATTGATCATCTCATATCAAATGAACCAAATGTGCACGTTATTCAAGATTTGGATTTTGAGACTTTCAAAGAGCTCTTACTCTATGCTGCAAATCCAAATACAAAAAACAGTCGTGTACTTTTATAA
- the LOC100119398 gene encoding UPF0184 protein C9orf16 homolog, with protein MAEQDKNMVGNAVQPRENEDEDMENGDEVVDEVEEVNEEEFKSLNDQIDQLNAVLDTLESKNDNIHAELIELLKSNREARKQFQESQDKQPQANEEAKP; from the exons ATGGCAGAACAAGACAAAAATATGGTTGGAAACGCCGTGCAGCCGCGCGAAAACGAGGATGAGGATATGGAGAACGGCGACGAGGTGGTGGACGAGGTCGAGGAGGTCAACGAGGAAG AATTTAAATCGTTGAATGATCAGATAGATCAACTGAATGCAGTATTGGACACCTTAGAGTCAAAGAATGATAACATTCATGCAGAATTAATTGAACTGTTAAAATCAAATCGAGAAGCCAGAAAGCAGTTTCAGGAATCTCAGGACAAGCAACCGCAAGCAAATGAAGAGGCGAAACCTTAA
- the LOC100680272 gene encoding regulator of microtubule dynamics protein 1 isoform X1 — protein MHKSTMSTMQNSNLIAAAVGATIGVISVATVFIYNRVMERQQHSAMNSNIDRVNRKVAELKAELEELRAQQANLQKSRKKRLVKRQVYSNDNTYTGTEDVDIDTYSTAGTDIGDEEFFDCSDDELDIENGTSEGIISENSELLSLDKDSEDHTLHSVIYHKLKTLVKEHPDDVEIVWRFARSCYHCSVQVNNSERQKEYIFEGCDACEHLLHISHGNLYKWYAILVGVKSKFLPTKGKIENGYLFKEYVEKALEINPHDSFLHHLMGRFKFEVSELSWIERKVASTLFGEVPSATYQDAIPHFETAEKLSQKPHHENTLLLGKSYIAVGKYQEGVSWLSRLEEIPVNTDEETRVQGEARKLLEKYSEYCT, from the exons ATGCATAAAAG caCAATGAGTACCATGCAAAATTCAAATCTTATTGCTGCCGCTGTGGGCGCTACCATTGGGGTCATCAGTGTGGCCACTGTCTTTATTTACAATAGAGTAATGGAAAGACAGCAACACTCAGCTATGAACAGTAATATAGACAGAGTAAATCGAAAAGTTGCAGAGCTAAAAGCAGAACTAGAAGAATTAAG GGCACAGCAAGCAAATCTACAGAAGAGCAGGAAAAAGCGATTGGTAAAAAGACAAGTTTACTCAAATGACAACACTTACACAGGTACAGAAGATGTAGATATAGATACTTATTCAACTGCTGGTACTGATATAGGAGATGAAGAATTCTTTGATTGTTCAGATGATGAACTTGATATAGAAAATGG GACATCCGAAGGAATAATAAGTGAGAATTCGGAGCTGTTGAGTCTTGACAAGGATAGTGAAGATCACACTTTGCATTCTGTCATATATCACAAACTGAAGACCTTAGTCAAGGAACATCCAGATGATGTAGAGATTGTATGGAGGTTTGCTAGATCATGCTATCATTGTTCTGTTCAGGTTAATAATTCTGAAAGACAGAAGGAATACATTTTTGAag gTTGTGACGCCTGTGAACATTTATTGCATATAAGCCATGGTAATTTGTATAAATGGTATGCCATTCTTGTCGGTgtgaaaagtaaatttttaccAACAAAGGGCAAAATCGAAAATGGTTATCTCTTCAAGGAATATGTAGAGAAAGCCCTTGAGATAAATCCACACGATAGTTTCTTGCATCATCTTATGGGAAGGTTTAAATTTGAAGTATCAGAACTTAGTTGGATAGAAAGAAAA GTTGCATCAACTTTGTTTGGTGAGGTGCCAAGTGCAACATACCAGGACGCGATTCCACACTTCGAGACCGCGGAGAAACTGTCACAAAAACCTCACCATGAAAATACGCTTCTGCTAGGTAAAAGCTATATAGCCGTAGGTAAATACCAAGAGGGCGTCTCGTGGCTCAGTCGACTAGAAGAAATTCCTGTTAACACTGACGAAGAGACCCGGGTTCAAGGTGAAGCGCGGAAGCTCTTAGAGAAATATTCTGAATATTGTACATAG
- the LOC100680272 gene encoding regulator of microtubule dynamics protein 1 isoform X2, translating into MSTMQNSNLIAAAVGATIGVISVATVFIYNRVMERQQHSAMNSNIDRVNRKVAELKAELEELRAQQANLQKSRKKRLVKRQVYSNDNTYTGTEDVDIDTYSTAGTDIGDEEFFDCSDDELDIENGTSEGIISENSELLSLDKDSEDHTLHSVIYHKLKTLVKEHPDDVEIVWRFARSCYHCSVQVNNSERQKEYIFEGCDACEHLLHISHGNLYKWYAILVGVKSKFLPTKGKIENGYLFKEYVEKALEINPHDSFLHHLMGRFKFEVSELSWIERKVASTLFGEVPSATYQDAIPHFETAEKLSQKPHHENTLLLGKSYIAVGKYQEGVSWLSRLEEIPVNTDEETRVQGEARKLLEKYSEYCT; encoded by the exons ATGAGTACCATGCAAAATTCAAATCTTATTGCTGCCGCTGTGGGCGCTACCATTGGGGTCATCAGTGTGGCCACTGTCTTTATTTACAATAGAGTAATGGAAAGACAGCAACACTCAGCTATGAACAGTAATATAGACAGAGTAAATCGAAAAGTTGCAGAGCTAAAAGCAGAACTAGAAGAATTAAG GGCACAGCAAGCAAATCTACAGAAGAGCAGGAAAAAGCGATTGGTAAAAAGACAAGTTTACTCAAATGACAACACTTACACAGGTACAGAAGATGTAGATATAGATACTTATTCAACTGCTGGTACTGATATAGGAGATGAAGAATTCTTTGATTGTTCAGATGATGAACTTGATATAGAAAATGG GACATCCGAAGGAATAATAAGTGAGAATTCGGAGCTGTTGAGTCTTGACAAGGATAGTGAAGATCACACTTTGCATTCTGTCATATATCACAAACTGAAGACCTTAGTCAAGGAACATCCAGATGATGTAGAGATTGTATGGAGGTTTGCTAGATCATGCTATCATTGTTCTGTTCAGGTTAATAATTCTGAAAGACAGAAGGAATACATTTTTGAag gTTGTGACGCCTGTGAACATTTATTGCATATAAGCCATGGTAATTTGTATAAATGGTATGCCATTCTTGTCGGTgtgaaaagtaaatttttaccAACAAAGGGCAAAATCGAAAATGGTTATCTCTTCAAGGAATATGTAGAGAAAGCCCTTGAGATAAATCCACACGATAGTTTCTTGCATCATCTTATGGGAAGGTTTAAATTTGAAGTATCAGAACTTAGTTGGATAGAAAGAAAA GTTGCATCAACTTTGTTTGGTGAGGTGCCAAGTGCAACATACCAGGACGCGATTCCACACTTCGAGACCGCGGAGAAACTGTCACAAAAACCTCACCATGAAAATACGCTTCTGCTAGGTAAAAGCTATATAGCCGTAGGTAAATACCAAGAGGGCGTCTCGTGGCTCAGTCGACTAGAAGAAATTCCTGTTAACACTGACGAAGAGACCCGGGTTCAAGGTGAAGCGCGGAAGCTCTTAGAGAAATATTCTGAATATTGTACATAG
- the LOC100119330 gene encoding lysocardiolipin acyltransferase 1, producing MDRRLRGMLYCAMWYGSILSGFLFIACPMLPLLLISPPTFRKCGELLFSCWEMYPTALMEFFGMKVVVSGDHILPNDSAILVMNHRTRVDWNFLWGAMYQACMPNIAAHKLKFILKEPIRHIPGPGWIMQMNGFLYITRRWEEDQGRLSRSLDYLVSLRRRSQLLIFPEGTDLTVSSKERSDKYAMSHGLPVYTHTLHPKTTGFSYLVRHLQQADYLDALYDLSIGYPDLVPQSELDLLNGKVPDEVHFHVRRIPQSEVPKDEAGLRNWLEERWQQKERALEQFYVDKRFPSEPWPESSRMPLRIAFVFWTLLSGTMLLMLVISPIFQLWTLLHALFFIGISLFTTGFNQLEMGWYWKWRSFVCKDAKLG from the exons aTGGACAGAAGGTTGCGCGGGATGCTGTACTGCGCGATGTGGTACGGCAGTATCCTCTCGGGATTTCTGTTTATTGCCTGCCCGATGCTTCCACTTTTGCTGATCAGTCCGCCGACTTTCCGTAAATGCGGCGAATTGCTCTTCTCCTGCTGGGAGATGTATCCCACC GCGCTCATGGAGTTTTTCGGCATGAAAGTCGTGGTGTCGGGCGATCACATCCTCCCGAACGACTCGGCTATCCTGGTGATGAACCACCGAACGAGGGTCGACTGGAATTTCCTCTGGGGCGCGATGTACCAGGCCTGTATGCCCAATATCGCCGCTCACAAGCTCAAGTTCATACTCAAGGAGCCCATCAGGCATATTCCTGGCCCAG GTTGGATAATGCAGATGAACGGCTTCCTCTACATAACTCGTCGCTGGGAGGAAGACCAGGGCCGTCTCTCTCGTTCGCTGGACTACCTGGTATCACTCCGACGACGCAGTCAACTGCTCATCTTCCCCGAAGGCACTGATCTGACCGTCAGCAGCAAAGAGCGCTCGGACAAGTACGCGATGTCCCATGGGCTGCCCGTCTACACGCACACCTTGCATCCCAAAACTACCGGCTTCAGTTATCTCGTTAGGCATCTCCAGCAGGCGGATTATCTCGATGCGCTGTACGACTTGAGCATCGGCTATCCGGATCTTGTACCTCAG TCGGAGCTGGACCTACTGAACGGAAAAGTGCCCGACGAGGTGCACTTCCACGTTCGCAGAATACCCCAGTCAGAAGTACCGAAGGACGAGGCCGGACTGAGGAACTGGCTGGAGGAAAGGTGGCAGCAGAAGGAACGAGCCCTCGAGCAGTTCTACGTGGACAAGAGGTTCCCCAGCGAACCCTGGCCAGAGTCCAGTCGGATGCCTCTGAGGATAGCCTTTGTCTTCTGGACCTTACTGTCTG GCACGATGTTGCTGATGCTGGTAATCTCGCCGATCTTCCAACTGTGGACGCTCCTGCACGCGCTCTTCTTCATCGGCATTTCTCTCTTCACAACGGGCTTCAACCAGCTCGAAATGGGCTGGTACTGGAAGTGGAGATCCTTCGTCTGCAAGGACGCGAAGCTCGGCTAA
- the LOC100119304 gene encoding ribosomal RNA processing protein 1 homolog isoform X2: protein MQSKTKNAKMSVKKGKKHTRASPKQKPSPKKKIEKKTESDTKLKGSKTLLIAQEVKFARLLANNDKRVRDKVLKNLQKWLKMRSQSSFAFTEADFLRLWKGLFYCMWMSDKPLVQEELAESLSKILHCFNSMDTALLYTKCTLKSLAAEWFGIDRYRVDKFEMLVRKIIRQTFEMCKKASWNKQWVVGVGKVFEEILLDPKTCLGLNLHITDVYMEELAKISEGQIPTSIVTEFVRPFVIHLASMSDQRQIKHVVKNIFRYLIFQSDVGMDYVEKFEAWRQAGFPCQNIDEMQKVEVSDEEIENEEEEEGDDENDVEETVTNAGDKPLDPRAGRVDVEIPQIPFDPIEIASILKENKFHKSSTTLTRKHITRLINDFTKLTQGDMPFGIKEIPVPETTRINPYEAAEELLNLNQELYSDSSKNTRKRKKNGNITEFDEENIEELVPPQDQNSSTILSSSNKKQKLDDSDDGEELTDKLPNATAIKQKTKNKLKKKLDKLNLSEPLPSKKLKKSSKKLNNTFSECTEKSTVSADLGTSKGGTSCNWDVDVAESSTSLTTTPVIVSEKSKSPKKSKAKAEKEGETNLLKTNIPWLTPVLTRLEEQSSTPTPLKSALKQTPTTDSAKKRVKIMLQKNTAQNTFEYFRQLRQSPAIPFDANRKPKAGVLKPSPIPSPVNPFYKRKIF, encoded by the exons ATGCAGTCCAAGACGAAGAACGCCAAGATGTCGGTGAAAAAGGGGAAAAAACACACACGTGCGTCGCCCAAGCAAAAGCCATCGCCGAAGAAGAAAATCGAGAAGAAAACCGAGAGCGATACCAAGCTCAAGGGCAGCAAGACACTGCTCATCGCCCAGGAGGTCAAGTTCGCCAGATTACTTGCAAACAACGACAAGAGAGTCAGGGACAAAGTTCTGAAGAATCTGCAGAAATGGTTGAAGATGCGCTCTCAGAGCTCGTTCG CTTTCACAGAGGCAGACTTCTTGAGATTATGGAAAGGCTTGTTTTATTGCATGTGGATGTCCGACAAGCCATTGGTGCAAGAGGAACTCGCAGAGTCCCTTAGCAAAATTCTACATTGTTTTAATTCTATGGATACTGCGCTACTTTATacaaaatgtaccttaaaaaGCCTTGCCGCTGAGTGGTTTGGCATTGATCGATACAGGGTGGATAAATTTGAGATG CTTGTCAGAAAGATTATCAGGCAAACATTTGAAATGTGCAAGAAAGCATCTTGGAATAAGCAATGGGTAGTTGGTGTGGGTAAAGTTTTCGAAGAGATTTTGTTGGATCCAAAAACTTGTTTGGGACTTAATTTACATATAACAGATGTCTATATGGAAGAATTAGCTAAA ATAAGTGAAGGACAGATACCTACAAGTATTGTTACAGAATTTGTCAGGCCTTTTGTCATTCATTTAGCAAGCATGAGTGACCAAAGACAAATCAAGCATGTtgttaagaatatttttaggTATTTAATTTTCCAATCTGATGTTGGAATGGACTATGTAGAGAAGTTTGAAGCCTGGAGACAA GCTGGCTTTCCTTGTCAAAACATTGATGAGATGCAAAAGGTCGAAGTTTCGGACGAAGAAATTGAGaacgaggaagaagaagagggagaCGATGAAAATGATGTGGAAGAAACAGTTACTAACGCTGGAGATAAACCGTTAGATCCAAGAGCTGGTAGGGTAGATGTGGAAATACCGCAAATACCTTTTGATCCCATTGAAATAGCTAgcatattaaaagaaaataaattccaCAAATCATCAACGACGCTGACGCGTAAGCACATTACGCGGCTAATAAACGA TTTTACTAAGTTAACCCAAGGTGATATGCCATTTGGAATCAAAGAAATTCCAGTACCGGAAACTACTAGAATCAACCCGTATGAAGCTGCTGAAGAATTACTGAATCTCAACCAAGAGCTTTATTCAGATTCGAGCAAAAATACgcgcaaaagaaaaaagaatggTAATATAACGGAATTCGATGAAGAAAATATAGAAGAGTTAGTTCCACCTCAAGACCAGAACAGCTCTACAATTCTTAGTTCTAGTAAtaagaaacaaaaattagatgACAGTGATGATGGCGAGGAACTGACTGATAAACTTCCTAATGCAACAgcaatcaaacaaaaaactaaaaataagcTTAAAAAGAAATTAGACAAATTGAATTTATCAGAACCTCTTccaagtaaaaaattaaagaagtCTTCCAAAAAGTTAAACAATACATTTTCAGAATGTACAGAGAAGTCCACAGTGAGTGCTGATCTAGGTACTAGTAAGGGTGGTACTAGTTGTAATTGGGATGTAGATGTCGCTGAGTCGTCAACCTCGCTGACAACTACTCCTGTAATAGTGAGTGAAAAAAGCAAGTCTCCTAAGAAGAGCAAAGCAAAGGCAGAAAAAGAAGGTGAAACAAACTTGCtaaaaacaaatatacccTGGTTAACTCCAGTACTGACCAGGCTAGAAGAACAAAGTAGT ACACCAACGCCTCTCAAATCCGCTCTGAAACAGACGCCAACAACCGATTCAGCGAAAAAACGAGTAAAAATAATGCTGCAGAAAAATACAGCCCAGAATACTTTCGAGTACTTTCGTCAACTGAGGCAGAGTCCTGCTATTCCATTCGACGCCAACAGGAAACCAAAAGCGGGAGTACTCAAGCCGAGCCCGATTCCAAGCCCTGTCAACCCCTTTTATAAGAGGAAGATATTTTAA
- the LOC100119304 gene encoding ribosomal RNA processing protein 1 homolog isoform X1 yields MVIIRPALPHKMQSKTKNAKMSVKKGKKHTRASPKQKPSPKKKIEKKTESDTKLKGSKTLLIAQEVKFARLLANNDKRVRDKVLKNLQKWLKMRSQSSFAFTEADFLRLWKGLFYCMWMSDKPLVQEELAESLSKILHCFNSMDTALLYTKCTLKSLAAEWFGIDRYRVDKFEMLVRKIIRQTFEMCKKASWNKQWVVGVGKVFEEILLDPKTCLGLNLHITDVYMEELAKISEGQIPTSIVTEFVRPFVIHLASMSDQRQIKHVVKNIFRYLIFQSDVGMDYVEKFEAWRQAGFPCQNIDEMQKVEVSDEEIENEEEEEGDDENDVEETVTNAGDKPLDPRAGRVDVEIPQIPFDPIEIASILKENKFHKSSTTLTRKHITRLINDFTKLTQGDMPFGIKEIPVPETTRINPYEAAEELLNLNQELYSDSSKNTRKRKKNGNITEFDEENIEELVPPQDQNSSTILSSSNKKQKLDDSDDGEELTDKLPNATAIKQKTKNKLKKKLDKLNLSEPLPSKKLKKSSKKLNNTFSECTEKSTVSADLGTSKGGTSCNWDVDVAESSTSLTTTPVIVSEKSKSPKKSKAKAEKEGETNLLKTNIPWLTPVLTRLEEQSSTPTPLKSALKQTPTTDSAKKRVKIMLQKNTAQNTFEYFRQLRQSPAIPFDANRKPKAGVLKPSPIPSPVNPFYKRKIF; encoded by the exons ATGGTAATAATCAG GCCTGCTCTTCCGCATAAAATGCAGTCCAAGACGAAGAACGCCAAGATGTCGGTGAAAAAGGGGAAAAAACACACACGTGCGTCGCCCAAGCAAAAGCCATCGCCGAAGAAGAAAATCGAGAAGAAAACCGAGAGCGATACCAAGCTCAAGGGCAGCAAGACACTGCTCATCGCCCAGGAGGTCAAGTTCGCCAGATTACTTGCAAACAACGACAAGAGAGTCAGGGACAAAGTTCTGAAGAATCTGCAGAAATGGTTGAAGATGCGCTCTCAGAGCTCGTTCG CTTTCACAGAGGCAGACTTCTTGAGATTATGGAAAGGCTTGTTTTATTGCATGTGGATGTCCGACAAGCCATTGGTGCAAGAGGAACTCGCAGAGTCCCTTAGCAAAATTCTACATTGTTTTAATTCTATGGATACTGCGCTACTTTATacaaaatgtaccttaaaaaGCCTTGCCGCTGAGTGGTTTGGCATTGATCGATACAGGGTGGATAAATTTGAGATG CTTGTCAGAAAGATTATCAGGCAAACATTTGAAATGTGCAAGAAAGCATCTTGGAATAAGCAATGGGTAGTTGGTGTGGGTAAAGTTTTCGAAGAGATTTTGTTGGATCCAAAAACTTGTTTGGGACTTAATTTACATATAACAGATGTCTATATGGAAGAATTAGCTAAA ATAAGTGAAGGACAGATACCTACAAGTATTGTTACAGAATTTGTCAGGCCTTTTGTCATTCATTTAGCAAGCATGAGTGACCAAAGACAAATCAAGCATGTtgttaagaatatttttaggTATTTAATTTTCCAATCTGATGTTGGAATGGACTATGTAGAGAAGTTTGAAGCCTGGAGACAA GCTGGCTTTCCTTGTCAAAACATTGATGAGATGCAAAAGGTCGAAGTTTCGGACGAAGAAATTGAGaacgaggaagaagaagagggagaCGATGAAAATGATGTGGAAGAAACAGTTACTAACGCTGGAGATAAACCGTTAGATCCAAGAGCTGGTAGGGTAGATGTGGAAATACCGCAAATACCTTTTGATCCCATTGAAATAGCTAgcatattaaaagaaaataaattccaCAAATCATCAACGACGCTGACGCGTAAGCACATTACGCGGCTAATAAACGA TTTTACTAAGTTAACCCAAGGTGATATGCCATTTGGAATCAAAGAAATTCCAGTACCGGAAACTACTAGAATCAACCCGTATGAAGCTGCTGAAGAATTACTGAATCTCAACCAAGAGCTTTATTCAGATTCGAGCAAAAATACgcgcaaaagaaaaaagaatggTAATATAACGGAATTCGATGAAGAAAATATAGAAGAGTTAGTTCCACCTCAAGACCAGAACAGCTCTACAATTCTTAGTTCTAGTAAtaagaaacaaaaattagatgACAGTGATGATGGCGAGGAACTGACTGATAAACTTCCTAATGCAACAgcaatcaaacaaaaaactaaaaataagcTTAAAAAGAAATTAGACAAATTGAATTTATCAGAACCTCTTccaagtaaaaaattaaagaagtCTTCCAAAAAGTTAAACAATACATTTTCAGAATGTACAGAGAAGTCCACAGTGAGTGCTGATCTAGGTACTAGTAAGGGTGGTACTAGTTGTAATTGGGATGTAGATGTCGCTGAGTCGTCAACCTCGCTGACAACTACTCCTGTAATAGTGAGTGAAAAAAGCAAGTCTCCTAAGAAGAGCAAAGCAAAGGCAGAAAAAGAAGGTGAAACAAACTTGCtaaaaacaaatatacccTGGTTAACTCCAGTACTGACCAGGCTAGAAGAACAAAGTAGT ACACCAACGCCTCTCAAATCCGCTCTGAAACAGACGCCAACAACCGATTCAGCGAAAAAACGAGTAAAAATAATGCTGCAGAAAAATACAGCCCAGAATACTTTCGAGTACTTTCGTCAACTGAGGCAGAGTCCTGCTATTCCATTCGACGCCAACAGGAAACCAAAAGCGGGAGTACTCAAGCCGAGCCCGATTCCAAGCCCTGTCAACCCCTTTTATAAGAGGAAGATATTTTAA
- the LOC100679278 gene encoding snRNA-activating protein complex subunit 3-like has product MNSSDKNELYSNAYKSSEIVDLQVYFDAYREVIRTSNFYEHFEMNEDHLMDIVSSKGNMEKDAWKNLSKHCSVDNLTVEGELEKMTKSSYEFCKDPDDPSVIENVELQTVKYTKMRNKVSRGIIIPMLKYISEKNIVYEPSTLNSQRCLKPEKDILVYVKVYKPFSSRTYSKKNSIHKVSNCKISVHAVIAMHGSQTLDKLKDKIFCYADNSVSREISERPVRLKVQNAKDVYKSGFFYIEGTFYNDLRDPTNKDNSKVIRDWAEKHRYGTYHTAKMEETKICSLIIKFGFPYVYQHQGDCEHLITFSTAKLVNPTDELDPGCYPRIIRLKPYRSRLCMTCGVYNAIWLVSKSKRLPHNPCLFCDFCFKSYNYVKGKKVGQFEAHAFPYDSELDSRLST; this is encoded by the exons ATGAATTCGTCCGATAAGAATGAACTGTACAGCAATGCATACAAGTCATCGGAAATTGTAGATCTGCAAGTTTACTTTGATGCCTACAGAGAAGTGATTCGAACATCCAATTTTTATGAACACTTTGAAATGAATGAGGATCATTTAATGGATATAGTTTCCAGTAAAGGCAACATGGAAAAAGATGCATGGAAGAATCTTTCTAAGCATTGCAGCGTTGATAATTTAACGGTTGAGGGTGAGTTGGAAAAAATGACGAAAAGCTCATATGAGTTCTGCAAAGATCCAGATGATCCATCTGTCATTGAAAATGTGGAACTACAGACtgtaaaatatacaaaaatgagGAATAAAGTTTCTAGAGGAATTATAATTCCTATGTTGAAATAtataagtgaaaaaaatatt GTGTATGAGCCATCTACTttaaattcacaaagatgtttGAAACCAGAAAAGGACATTCTTGTATATGTCAAAGTTTACAAGCCCTTCAGCTCCAGAACGTATTCCAAAAAGAATAGTATACACAAAGTATCTAATTGTAAAATCTCAGTTCATGCTGTCATAGCTATGCACGGCTCTCAGACATTAGACAAGCTGaaggataaaatattttgctaTGCAGATAATAGTGTTTCACGAGAGATCAGTGAGAGGCCTGTGAGATTAAAAGTTCAAAATGCTAAG GATGTTTACAAATCAGGATTTTTTTACATTGAAGGCAcgttttataatgatttaCGTGATCCTACAAATAAAGATAATAGTAAAGTAATTAGGGATTGGGCAGAAAAGCATAGATATGGTACTTACCATACTGCAAAAATGgaagaaacaaaaatatgtAGCCTCATTATAAAATTTGGTTTTCCTTATGTATATCAACATCAAGGAGACTGTGAGCACTTAATTACTTTTAGCACTGCAAA GCTAGTAAATCCAACTGATGAATTGGATCCAGGTTGTTATCCAAGAATTATCAGGTTAAAGCCATATAGAAGTCGGTTATGCATGACCTGTGGAGTATACAATGCCATATGGTTAGTGAGCAAAAGTAAGAGACTTCCACACAACCCCTGCTTATTTTGTGATTTTTGCTTCAAATCGTATAACTATGTTAAGGGTAAGAAAGTTGGACAGTTTGAAGCACATGCATTTCCATATGACAGTGAACTAGATTCTCGACTAAGTACTTAG